A segment of the archaeon BMS3Bbin15 genome:
GATAATTAATATTCTTATTGAAAACTCAAGGACATCCTACAAGGATATAGCAAGTAAAGTTGGTATATCTGATGTGGCTGTTAACAAGAGGGTTAAGAGGCTTGAGAGGGATGTTATAAAGGGCTTCATACCTATGGTGAAGCAGGGCGCTCTCAGTCTGGATATAACATGTATTGTGAGTATAAAGTGCAGTCCCGGCGACAAACAGAGTATAGCTGAGGACATTGCAGGATTTGATGATGTATATGAAGTCTATACAACCATAGGCGAGCATGATATTATTGCAAAAATAAGGACAGAGGATACTTCAACCCTGAAAAAGCTTGTGGATGGCAAAATTTCCAGAATAAATGGGATAAATGAAATTCGCTCAAGTATAGTATTTAATTGCTTCAAAGAGAAGGTATGGCTGGTGATATGACACTTTTTATAGCATGTTGAATTTACATTACGACTTCGAACAGTTCGAAATCGAAACATTTATATATTTTCATATCTATGTAACGTCATGATTATAGAAACTCGCAACCTTACCAAGGAGTATAATGGTATTAAAGCTTTAAAGGGTGTGAGCTTTTCAGTTAAGGAAGGAGAGATATTTGGATTTCTGGGACCCAATGGGGCAGGAAAGACCACAGCAATTAAAATTTTAACGACTCTTCTCATGCCCACATCAGGGGAAGTTTATGTAAATGGTTACAATGTTGTCGAAGAGGCAACGAAGGTGAGGGAGAGCATAGGTCTTGTGCCTCAGGAAAATGTACTTGAAAATGATTTAACTGCCAGGGAGAATTTGATTTTCCATGGTATGTTATACAATATTAAAGGTAGAGAGCTAGAGGATAGGGTGGAGAGGGCTTTAAAGTTTGCAGGCCTTGAATCCAGAGCAGACGAGAAAGTCAGAAACTTTTCAGGAGGAACGAAGAGGCGTCTGGAAACTGTCAAGGCTTTTCTGCATAATCCCAAGATAATTTTCATGGACGAACCCTCTTTAGGCCTGGACCCTCAGGCGAGGAGATTATTCTGGGATTACATAGAAAAGATAAATCGAGAGGAAAAGATAACCATATTTCTTACAACCCACTATATGGATGAGGCTGACTATCTATGCGATAGAGTATGTATAATAGATATGGGCGAAATTCTTGACCTGGATACGCCCAAAAAGCTCAAAGAAAAGTTTGGCGAGGGCGAGGTGATTGAAATAACTGTTCCGGGAGCAAGGAAATTTGCAGAAATTTTAAAAGAAAGGTGTGAATGCGATATAATTAAAGTTGATGAAGAAAGACTTAAGATAAGTTCGAAGCATAAGGAGAGGGCTCTTGCTGAGATATTTAAAAATGCTGATGAACTTGGTGTAAGTATACTGGATATTTCTGTCAGGGAACCTACACTGGAAGATGTTTTTATCCACTACACTGGTAAGAGCATAAGGGAGGGGAAAGGAGATTTTACCAAAACTGTAATAAAGAGGTTCAGAGGATGAGTCTTGTAAGCTTTTTCAGGGAGTCTTATGTTGTAGCCTGGAAGGATATGCGTTTGTGGGTGAAGAATCCGATGGTTCCGTTTACGCGCTCACTGATGCTTCCTCTGCTATGGATTGTAATCTTCGGTACAGCCTTTGGAGGTGCCGTAACACATGTTCCTGTGGCAGTTGTTATGCAGGACCATAGCACAATTGCGACGAATTTTGTATCAGAACTCGGTACTGGAAATACTCTTAAACTAATTCCAGCCAGTGAATCTGAGGCATTCAGGATGCTGAAATATATGAAGGTATCTGCTGTTATTCTGGTTCCTGGAGATTTCAGCACCAGAATTAAGGAAGGTGGAAGAGCTGAAGTTATGTTAACCCTGGATGATACAACTCCACAGATTTCCACAGCTATTAGCTCTAAAGTTTATAGGATGGCCAGAGCTTTTTCTTCTTCTGGTAAGGGTATACAGGTTGATAAAAATACACTTTATGGAAGAGGGATAACCTATCTTGACTTTCTTGCTCCCGGTGTGGTAATAATGACAATAATATTCTCCTCCTTCTTCTCAGGAGGTCTGAGCCTGATTATGGACCGGGAGTTTGGTACAATCACAATGCTTCTTGTCTCTCCAATATCAAGGGATGCGATAATTATGGGCAAGATTTTCGCGGGTGTACTTCAGAGTCTAACCTCCGGGATTGTTGCTCTGGTCATAGCTTTAATCATGGGTGTGAAAATCAGAACAGGCTTTGATGGATTTTTAATTATATTGCTGATACTGTTGATAGCAGGCTTTGGATTTATTGGAATGAGCACAGCTCTGGCTGTAAAGATTAATGAGCTAGATCAACTCATGGTTGTTACTCAGACTATAATCATGCCTATGTGGTTCATTTCAGGGGGTTTATATCCTATCGCATCTATGCCTCACTGGATGCGCATCATAGCTATGCTAAATCCTCTTACTTATGCTACAGATGCTCTCAGAGCAGTAATGCTCAGGGG
Coding sequences within it:
- the drrA_2 gene encoding daunorubicin/doxorubicin resistance ATP-binding protein DrrA gives rise to the protein MIIETRNLTKEYNGIKALKGVSFSVKEGEIFGFLGPNGAGKTTAIKILTTLLMPTSGEVYVNGYNVVEEATKVRESIGLVPQENVLENDLTARENLIFHGMLYNIKGRELEDRVERALKFAGLESRADEKVRNFSGGTKRRLETVKAFLHNPKIIFMDEPSLGLDPQARRLFWDYIEKINREEKITIFLTTHYMDEADYLCDRVCIIDMGEILDLDTPKKLKEKFGEGEVIEITVPGARKFAEILKERCECDIIKVDEERLKISSKHKERALAEIFKNADELGVSILDISVREPTLEDVFIHYTGKSIREGKGDFTKTVIKRFRG
- the lrp gene encoding leucine-responsive regulatory protein, which translates into the protein MDDTDRKIINILIENSRTSYKDIASKVGISDVAVNKRVKRLERDVIKGFIPMVKQGALSLDITCIVSIKCSPGDKQSIAEDIAGFDDVYEVYTTIGEHDIIAKIRTEDTSTLKKLVDGKISRINGINEIRSSIVFNCFKEKVWLVI
- the ybhR_1 gene encoding inner membrane transport permease YbhR; the protein is MSLVSFFRESYVVAWKDMRLWVKNPMVPFTRSLMLPLLWIVIFGTAFGGAVTHVPVAVVMQDHSTIATNFVSELGTGNTLKLIPASESEAFRMLKYMKVSAVILVPGDFSTRIKEGGRAEVMLTLDDTTPQISTAISSKVYRMARAFSSSGKGIQVDKNTLYGRGITYLDFLAPGVVIMTIIFSSFFSGGLSLIMDREFGTITMLLVSPISRDAIIMGKIFAGVLQSLTSGIVALVIALIMGVKIRTGFDGFLIILLILLIAGFGFIGMSTALAVKINELDQLMVVTQTIIMPMWFISGGLYPIASMPHWMRIIAMLNPLTYATDALRAVMLRGIIWQTLTFDIAVITVFAFVMLFVGSYLFKKSIS